A region from the Canis lupus familiaris isolate Mischka breed German Shepherd chromosome 3, alternate assembly UU_Cfam_GSD_1.0, whole genome shotgun sequence genome encodes:
- the ZBTB49 gene encoding zinc finger and BTB domain-containing protein 49 isoform X3 encodes MYTSHLDLNQDNIQVMLDIAQCLQVQNVLNLCHTFLKSTTVEQPPGVSCNNAFSLQSALTADANCVINENYPPHLLQQECPADIPQSKVVDEPHTHTPSSVNLHHSAGEASKQAPDTLDGNCAELPFRQPSYYYKLRNFYSKQYSKQPACPTHERVSEQPFTFSTSTDLSAGENQPCAGSHPECVLESSEHLPSHFLAQPLSESAPDPESDNTCQLPTRQMRLKKAIHLKKLNFLKSQKCAEQTPEAKTDDDSTKRIECASTDTVEKASSHSAGEKEGEELVSSEQFNCMNEMERPEEPAALEEQSQMLQSQRQYTCELCGKPFKHPSNLELHKRSHTGEKPFECNICGKHFSQAGNLQTHLRRHSGEKPYICEICGKRFAASGDVQRHIIIHSGEKPHLCDICGRGFSNFSNLKEHKKTHTADKVFTCDECGKSFNMQRKLVKHRIRHTGERPYSCSACGKCFGGSGDLRRHVRTHTGEKPYTCEICSKCFTRSAVLRRHEKMHCRASAGRDALHELTQALETPDLEKSQGSDPFAQDVSVTLMPVSVKLPVHPVEDSVTEFDGHATSSYCKFRPMVQPHAGGEPEKVSLDPGRRAKPPPQPAQHQAYAYPDVATAAGDQPLQADSLSLGRSSLAALDNHCGDAPGSRGPATPYRNSEGQFFSSMTLWGLAMKTLQNENELDQ; translated from the exons ATGTACACATCGCATCTAGATCTTAACCAGGACAATATACAAGTAATGCTGGACATAGCACAGTGTTTGCAAGTTCAAAATGTTCTGAATCTGTGTCACACGTTTTTAAAATCAACCACTGTGGAGCAGCCACCTGGTGTGTCTTGTAATAATGCATTCTCCCTGCAGAGCGCTCTGACTGCTGATGCTAACTGTGTCATAAATGAAAACTACCCTCCTCATTTGCTGCAGCAAGAGTGTCCTGCGGATATTCCACAGAGTAAAGTTGTGGATGAACCACATACTCATACTCCATCATCCGTTAATCTCCATCACTCTGCAGGTGAAGCATCCAAACAAGCACCCGACACACTGGATGGCAACTGTGCAGAACTGCCTTTCAGACAGCCAAGTTACTACTACAAACTCAGAAACTTCTACAGTAAGCAGTACTCTAAACAGCCTGCATGTCCCACTCACGAGAGAGTCAGCGAGCAGCCCTTCACTTTCAGCACGTCCACAGACCTCAGTGCCGGGGAAAACCAGCCCTGTGCCGGCAGTCATCCTGAATGTGTCCTGGAGTCTTCAGAGCACTTGCCTTCCCACTTCTTGGCCCAGCCGTTGAGTGAATCTGCCCCAGATCCTGAGTCGGACAACACGTGCCAACTACCAACCAGACAAATGAGGCTCAAAAAGGCCATTCACCTTAAGAAGTTGAATTTCCTCAAGTCACAGAAATGTGCAGAGCAGACACCCGAAGCCAAGACGGATGACGATTCAACAAAGAGGATAGAATGTGCTAGCACAGATACTGTAGAGAAAGCTAGCAGCCACAGTGCTGGAGAGAAAGAAGGTGAGGAACTGGTGAGTTCAGAGCAATTTAACTGCATGAACGAAATGGAGAGGCCCGAAGAGCCTGCCGCACTGGAGGAGCAGTCCCAGATGCTTCAGTCACAGAGACAGTACACGTGCGAATTGTGTGGAAAACCATTTAAACACCCCAGCAATCTGGAGCTTCACAAACGGTCTCATACAG gtgaGAAACCTTTTGAATGTAACATTTGTGGGAAACATTTCTCTCAG GCAGGTAACTTGCAGACTCACCTACGTCGGCATTCTGGTGAAAAACCATATATCTGCGAAATCTGTGGAAAGAG GTTTGCAGCTTCTGGTGATGTCCAGCGTCACATCATCATCCACTCGGGGGAGAAGCCACACTTGTGTGACATCTGCGGCCGAG GGTTCAGTAACTTCAGTAATTTGAAGGAGCACAAAAAGACACACACAGCCGATAAAGTCTTCACCTGTGACGAATGCGGCAAGTCCTTCAACATGCAGAGGAAGCTGGTCAAGCACCGAATTCGGCACACGGGGGAGCGGCCCTACAGCTGTTCTGCCTGTG gAAAATGTTTTGGGGGATCTGGCGACCTCCGCAGGCACGTGCGCACTCATACCGGGGAGAAGCCGTACACGTGTGAGATCTGCAGCAAGTGCTTCACGCGCTCGGCGGTGCTCCGGCGCCATGAGAAGATGCACTGCAGGGCGAGCGCAGGCCGGGACGCGCTGCATGAGCTCACTCAGGCCCTTGAGACCCCCGACCTGGAGAAATCTCAAGGCTCAGATCCTTTTGCCCAAGATGTGTCCGTGACCTTGATGCCCGTGTCGGTCAAGCTCCCTGTTCACCCCGTGGAAGACTCAGTGACAGAGTTTGACGGCCATGCCACCAGTTCCTACTGCAAGTTCCGGCCGATGGTTCAGCCTCATGCAGGCGGTGAGCCAGAGAAGGTCAGTCTGGATCCTGGCAGGCGTGCCAAGCCCCCACCGCAGCCAGCACAACATCAGGCATATGCTTACCCAGACGTGGCCACTGCGGCCGGCGACCAGCCACTGCAGGCTGACAGCCTATCCCTGGGCCGCTCGTCTCTGGCTGCCCTGGACAATCACTGTGGTGATGCGCCAGGCAGCCGCGGGCCTGCCACGCCGTACAGGAACTCCGAAGGGCAGTTCTTCTCTAGCATGACCCTCTGGGGGCTGGCCATGAAGACGCTGCAGAATGAAAACGAGTTGGACCAGTGA
- the ZBTB49 gene encoding zinc finger and BTB domain-containing protein 49 isoform X2, with the protein MDPVATHSCHLLQQLQEQRIQGLLCDCMLVVKGVCFKAHKNVLAAFSQYFRSLFQNSSGQKSDVFHLDIKNVSGIGQILDFMYTSHLDLNQDNIQVMLDIAQCLQVQNVLNLCHTFLKSTTVEQPPGVSCNNAFSLQSALTADANCVINENYPPHLLQQECPADIPQSKVVDEPHTHTPSSVNLHHSAGEASKQAPDTLDGNCAELPFRQPSYYYKLRNFYSKQYSKQPACPTHERVSEQPFTFSTSTDLSAGENQPCAGSHPECVLESSEHLPSHFLAQPLSESAPDPESDNTCQLPTRQMRLKKAIHLKKLNFLKSQKCAEQTPEAKTDDDSTKRIECASTDTVEKASSHSAGEKEGEELVSSEQFNCMNEMERPEEPAALEEQSQMLQSQRQYTCELCGKPFKHPSNLELHKRSHTGEKPFECNICGKHFSQAGNLQTHLRRHSGEKPYICEICGKRFAASGDVQRHIIIHSGEKPHLCDICGRGFSNFSNLKEHKKTHTADKVFTCDECGKSFNMQRKLVKHRIRHTGERPYSCSACGKCFGGSGDLRRHVRTHTGEKPYTCEICSKCFTRSAVLRRHEKMHCRASAGRDALHELTQALETPDLEKSQGSDPFAQDVSVTLMPVSVKLPVHPVEDSVTEFDGHATSSYCKFRPMVQPHAGGEPEKVSLDPGRRAKPPPQPAQHQAYAYPDVATAAGDQPLQADSLSLGRSSLAALDNHCGDAPGSRGPATPYRNSEGQFFSSMTLWGLAMKTLQNENELDQ; encoded by the exons ATGGACCCGGTTGCCACTCACAGCTGCCATCTCCTCCAGCAGCTGCAGGAGCAGCGCATTCAAGGCCTGCTCTGTGACTGCATGTTGGTCGTAAAAGGAGTGTGCTTTAAAGCACATAAGAATGTTCTAGCAGCGTTCAGTCAGTATTTTAG GAGCCTCTTTCAGAACTCTTCAGGCCAAAAAAGTGATGTTTTTCACTTGGATATTAAAAATGTAAGCGGCATTGGTCAGATCTTGGACTTCATGTACACATCGCATCTAGATCTTAACCAGGACAATATACAAGTAATGCTGGACATAGCACAGTGTTTGCAAGTTCAAAATGTTCTGAATCTGTGTCACACGTTTTTAAAATCAACCACTGTGGAGCAGCCACCTGGTGTGTCTTGTAATAATGCATTCTCCCTGCAGAGCGCTCTGACTGCTGATGCTAACTGTGTCATAAATGAAAACTACCCTCCTCATTTGCTGCAGCAAGAGTGTCCTGCGGATATTCCACAGAGTAAAGTTGTGGATGAACCACATACTCATACTCCATCATCCGTTAATCTCCATCACTCTGCAGGTGAAGCATCCAAACAAGCACCCGACACACTGGATGGCAACTGTGCAGAACTGCCTTTCAGACAGCCAAGTTACTACTACAAACTCAGAAACTTCTACAGTAAGCAGTACTCTAAACAGCCTGCATGTCCCACTCACGAGAGAGTCAGCGAGCAGCCCTTCACTTTCAGCACGTCCACAGACCTCAGTGCCGGGGAAAACCAGCCCTGTGCCGGCAGTCATCCTGAATGTGTCCTGGAGTCTTCAGAGCACTTGCCTTCCCACTTCTTGGCCCAGCCGTTGAGTGAATCTGCCCCAGATCCTGAGTCGGACAACACGTGCCAACTACCAACCAGACAAATGAGGCTCAAAAAGGCCATTCACCTTAAGAAGTTGAATTTCCTCAAGTCACAGAAATGTGCAGAGCAGACACCCGAAGCCAAGACGGATGACGATTCAACAAAGAGGATAGAATGTGCTAGCACAGATACTGTAGAGAAAGCTAGCAGCCACAGTGCTGGAGAGAAAGAAGGTGAGGAACTGGTGAGTTCAGAGCAATTTAACTGCATGAACGAAATGGAGAGGCCCGAAGAGCCTGCCGCACTGGAGGAGCAGTCCCAGATGCTTCAGTCACAGAGACAGTACACGTGCGAATTGTGTGGAAAACCATTTAAACACCCCAGCAATCTGGAGCTTCACAAACGGTCTCATACAG gtgaGAAACCTTTTGAATGTAACATTTGTGGGAAACATTTCTCTCAG GCAGGTAACTTGCAGACTCACCTACGTCGGCATTCTGGTGAAAAACCATATATCTGCGAAATCTGTGGAAAGAG GTTTGCAGCTTCTGGTGATGTCCAGCGTCACATCATCATCCACTCGGGGGAGAAGCCACACTTGTGTGACATCTGCGGCCGAG GGTTCAGTAACTTCAGTAATTTGAAGGAGCACAAAAAGACACACACAGCCGATAAAGTCTTCACCTGTGACGAATGCGGCAAGTCCTTCAACATGCAGAGGAAGCTGGTCAAGCACCGAATTCGGCACACGGGGGAGCGGCCCTACAGCTGTTCTGCCTGTG gAAAATGTTTTGGGGGATCTGGCGACCTCCGCAGGCACGTGCGCACTCATACCGGGGAGAAGCCGTACACGTGTGAGATCTGCAGCAAGTGCTTCACGCGCTCGGCGGTGCTCCGGCGCCATGAGAAGATGCACTGCAGGGCGAGCGCAGGCCGGGACGCGCTGCATGAGCTCACTCAGGCCCTTGAGACCCCCGACCTGGAGAAATCTCAAGGCTCAGATCCTTTTGCCCAAGATGTGTCCGTGACCTTGATGCCCGTGTCGGTCAAGCTCCCTGTTCACCCCGTGGAAGACTCAGTGACAGAGTTTGACGGCCATGCCACCAGTTCCTACTGCAAGTTCCGGCCGATGGTTCAGCCTCATGCAGGCGGTGAGCCAGAGAAGGTCAGTCTGGATCCTGGCAGGCGTGCCAAGCCCCCACCGCAGCCAGCACAACATCAGGCATATGCTTACCCAGACGTGGCCACTGCGGCCGGCGACCAGCCACTGCAGGCTGACAGCCTATCCCTGGGCCGCTCGTCTCTGGCTGCCCTGGACAATCACTGTGGTGATGCGCCAGGCAGCCGCGGGCCTGCCACGCCGTACAGGAACTCCGAAGGGCAGTTCTTCTCTAGCATGACCCTCTGGGGGCTGGCCATGAAGACGCTGCAGAATGAAAACGAGTTGGACCAGTGA
- the ZBTB49 gene encoding zinc finger and BTB domain-containing protein 49 isoform X1: MKQERDSSRGGQRGKDRGLASQTPSPEPRKCFQVYIQEKMGQRLADTCRSPGWLSMDPVATHSCHLLQQLQEQRIQGLLCDCMLVVKGVCFKAHKNVLAAFSQYFRSLFQNSSGQKSDVFHLDIKNVSGIGQILDFMYTSHLDLNQDNIQVMLDIAQCLQVQNVLNLCHTFLKSTTVEQPPGVSCNNAFSLQSALTADANCVINENYPPHLLQQECPADIPQSKVVDEPHTHTPSSVNLHHSAGEASKQAPDTLDGNCAELPFRQPSYYYKLRNFYSKQYSKQPACPTHERVSEQPFTFSTSTDLSAGENQPCAGSHPECVLESSEHLPSHFLAQPLSESAPDPESDNTCQLPTRQMRLKKAIHLKKLNFLKSQKCAEQTPEAKTDDDSTKRIECASTDTVEKASSHSAGEKEGEELVSSEQFNCMNEMERPEEPAALEEQSQMLQSQRQYTCELCGKPFKHPSNLELHKRSHTGEKPFECNICGKHFSQAGNLQTHLRRHSGEKPYICEICGKRFAASGDVQRHIIIHSGEKPHLCDICGRGFSNFSNLKEHKKTHTADKVFTCDECGKSFNMQRKLVKHRIRHTGERPYSCSACGKCFGGSGDLRRHVRTHTGEKPYTCEICSKCFTRSAVLRRHEKMHCRASAGRDALHELTQALETPDLEKSQGSDPFAQDVSVTLMPVSVKLPVHPVEDSVTEFDGHATSSYCKFRPMVQPHAGGEPEKVSLDPGRRAKPPPQPAQHQAYAYPDVATAAGDQPLQADSLSLGRSSLAALDNHCGDAPGSRGPATPYRNSEGQFFSSMTLWGLAMKTLQNENELDQ, encoded by the exons ATGAAGCAAGAAAGGGACTCATCTCGGGGAGGCCAACGCGGGAAAGACAGAGGATTGGCGTCCCAAACGCCGTCTCCAGAGCCAAGGAAGTGCTTCCAGGTTTATATTCAGGAAAAGATGGGACAGAGGTTGGCGGATACATGCAG GTCTCCTGGCTGGTTGAGCATGGACCCGGTTGCCACTCACAGCTGCCATCTCCTCCAGCAGCTGCAGGAGCAGCGCATTCAAGGCCTGCTCTGTGACTGCATGTTGGTCGTAAAAGGAGTGTGCTTTAAAGCACATAAGAATGTTCTAGCAGCGTTCAGTCAGTATTTTAG GAGCCTCTTTCAGAACTCTTCAGGCCAAAAAAGTGATGTTTTTCACTTGGATATTAAAAATGTAAGCGGCATTGGTCAGATCTTGGACTTCATGTACACATCGCATCTAGATCTTAACCAGGACAATATACAAGTAATGCTGGACATAGCACAGTGTTTGCAAGTTCAAAATGTTCTGAATCTGTGTCACACGTTTTTAAAATCAACCACTGTGGAGCAGCCACCTGGTGTGTCTTGTAATAATGCATTCTCCCTGCAGAGCGCTCTGACTGCTGATGCTAACTGTGTCATAAATGAAAACTACCCTCCTCATTTGCTGCAGCAAGAGTGTCCTGCGGATATTCCACAGAGTAAAGTTGTGGATGAACCACATACTCATACTCCATCATCCGTTAATCTCCATCACTCTGCAGGTGAAGCATCCAAACAAGCACCCGACACACTGGATGGCAACTGTGCAGAACTGCCTTTCAGACAGCCAAGTTACTACTACAAACTCAGAAACTTCTACAGTAAGCAGTACTCTAAACAGCCTGCATGTCCCACTCACGAGAGAGTCAGCGAGCAGCCCTTCACTTTCAGCACGTCCACAGACCTCAGTGCCGGGGAAAACCAGCCCTGTGCCGGCAGTCATCCTGAATGTGTCCTGGAGTCTTCAGAGCACTTGCCTTCCCACTTCTTGGCCCAGCCGTTGAGTGAATCTGCCCCAGATCCTGAGTCGGACAACACGTGCCAACTACCAACCAGACAAATGAGGCTCAAAAAGGCCATTCACCTTAAGAAGTTGAATTTCCTCAAGTCACAGAAATGTGCAGAGCAGACACCCGAAGCCAAGACGGATGACGATTCAACAAAGAGGATAGAATGTGCTAGCACAGATACTGTAGAGAAAGCTAGCAGCCACAGTGCTGGAGAGAAAGAAGGTGAGGAACTGGTGAGTTCAGAGCAATTTAACTGCATGAACGAAATGGAGAGGCCCGAAGAGCCTGCCGCACTGGAGGAGCAGTCCCAGATGCTTCAGTCACAGAGACAGTACACGTGCGAATTGTGTGGAAAACCATTTAAACACCCCAGCAATCTGGAGCTTCACAAACGGTCTCATACAG gtgaGAAACCTTTTGAATGTAACATTTGTGGGAAACATTTCTCTCAG GCAGGTAACTTGCAGACTCACCTACGTCGGCATTCTGGTGAAAAACCATATATCTGCGAAATCTGTGGAAAGAG GTTTGCAGCTTCTGGTGATGTCCAGCGTCACATCATCATCCACTCGGGGGAGAAGCCACACTTGTGTGACATCTGCGGCCGAG GGTTCAGTAACTTCAGTAATTTGAAGGAGCACAAAAAGACACACACAGCCGATAAAGTCTTCACCTGTGACGAATGCGGCAAGTCCTTCAACATGCAGAGGAAGCTGGTCAAGCACCGAATTCGGCACACGGGGGAGCGGCCCTACAGCTGTTCTGCCTGTG gAAAATGTTTTGGGGGATCTGGCGACCTCCGCAGGCACGTGCGCACTCATACCGGGGAGAAGCCGTACACGTGTGAGATCTGCAGCAAGTGCTTCACGCGCTCGGCGGTGCTCCGGCGCCATGAGAAGATGCACTGCAGGGCGAGCGCAGGCCGGGACGCGCTGCATGAGCTCACTCAGGCCCTTGAGACCCCCGACCTGGAGAAATCTCAAGGCTCAGATCCTTTTGCCCAAGATGTGTCCGTGACCTTGATGCCCGTGTCGGTCAAGCTCCCTGTTCACCCCGTGGAAGACTCAGTGACAGAGTTTGACGGCCATGCCACCAGTTCCTACTGCAAGTTCCGGCCGATGGTTCAGCCTCATGCAGGCGGTGAGCCAGAGAAGGTCAGTCTGGATCCTGGCAGGCGTGCCAAGCCCCCACCGCAGCCAGCACAACATCAGGCATATGCTTACCCAGACGTGGCCACTGCGGCCGGCGACCAGCCACTGCAGGCTGACAGCCTATCCCTGGGCCGCTCGTCTCTGGCTGCCCTGGACAATCACTGTGGTGATGCGCCAGGCAGCCGCGGGCCTGCCACGCCGTACAGGAACTCCGAAGGGCAGTTCTTCTCTAGCATGACCCTCTGGGGGCTGGCCATGAAGACGCTGCAGAATGAAAACGAGTTGGACCAGTGA